A genomic window from Myxococcales bacterium includes:
- a CDS encoding sugar transferase, whose amino-acid sequence MKRALDLLLCAIITPPLTPVLLGVAALVKLTSKGPVLYWSDRVGRENTIFRMPKFRTMRVGTPAVATHLLKDANSHLTPVGAFLRKSSLDELPQLYNIVRGEISFVGPRPALFNQDDLVALRTDRGIHRLVPGLTGWAQINGRDELPIPVKVEFDDHYRRHRSTLFDLKILGLTALKVLRADGVSH is encoded by the coding sequence ATGAAGCGAGCCCTGGATCTCTTGCTCTGCGCGATCATCACCCCCCCGCTCACGCCCGTGCTGCTCGGAGTGGCCGCGCTGGTGAAGCTCACCTCGAAGGGGCCCGTGCTGTATTGGTCCGACCGGGTCGGTCGAGAGAACACCATCTTTCGAATGCCCAAGTTCCGCACCATGCGCGTGGGCACGCCCGCCGTGGCGACACACTTGTTGAAGGACGCCAACAGCCACCTCACGCCGGTGGGCGCCTTCCTCCGCAAGTCGAGCCTCGACGAGCTCCCGCAGCTCTACAACATCGTCCGCGGCGAAATCAGCTTCGTCGGCCCGCGACCGGCTCTCTTCAACCAAGACGACCTCGTCGCCCTGCGGACCGACCGAGGCATTCATCGCTTGGTGCCCGGCCTCACCGGGTGGGCGCAGATCAACGGTCGCGACGAGCTGCCGATCCCCGTGAAGGTGGAGTTCGACGACCACTACCGCCGGCACAGGTCCACGCTCTTCGATCTCAAGATCCTCGGGCTCACGGCGCTGAAGGTCCTCCGCGCCGACGGCGTCTCGCACTGA
- a CDS encoding NAD-dependent epimerase/dehydratase family protein, which produces MSTVRTALVTGAEGFVGARLVPTLVARGWKVRAGVWKPLPASAPPFPPGVEVLVTGDLATADLQDALGDATAVVHLAGRAHRMNEGGEEHADDYERDNAEVTELVGLAALAAGVRSFVYVSSVKAMGERTQPGTAFRPSTVCRPEDPYGRSKLHAEERLRAIPGLGAVVLRPPLMYGPGVKGNLRLLWRLVRSGLPIPVGSIKNQRSLLFVGNFADAIATCLECEAARGQTFVVRDGEDLSTPELVRRIARSDGRRPRVVPMPKRLLRAVARLAGKGDAASRLIENLSLDDEDLRRITGWAPPFSIEEGLAESSRGIP; this is translated from the coding sequence ATGAGCACGGTGCGGACCGCGCTCGTCACTGGCGCTGAGGGGTTCGTCGGCGCGCGGCTCGTGCCTACGCTCGTCGCGCGCGGGTGGAAGGTTCGCGCGGGCGTGTGGAAGCCGCTCCCCGCGTCGGCGCCCCCGTTCCCTCCAGGAGTCGAAGTGCTTGTCACGGGCGACCTCGCCACCGCCGATCTGCAGGACGCGCTCGGCGACGCCACCGCCGTGGTCCACCTCGCGGGCCGCGCGCACCGCATGAACGAGGGCGGCGAGGAGCATGCGGACGACTACGAGCGCGACAACGCCGAGGTCACGGAGCTGGTGGGCCTCGCCGCCCTAGCGGCCGGTGTGCGCTCCTTCGTGTACGTGAGCTCCGTGAAGGCGATGGGTGAGCGCACGCAGCCGGGCACGGCGTTTCGTCCGAGCACGGTGTGCCGACCCGAAGACCCCTATGGCCGGTCCAAGCTGCACGCGGAAGAGCGCCTCCGCGCGATCCCCGGCCTCGGCGCGGTCGTGCTGCGACCGCCGCTCATGTACGGCCCCGGCGTGAAGGGCAACCTCCGTCTGCTGTGGCGCCTCGTGCGCTCGGGGCTCCCCATTCCCGTGGGGAGCATCAAGAACCAACGGAGCCTGCTCTTCGTGGGGAACTTCGCCGACGCCATCGCGACCTGCCTCGAGTGCGAGGCGGCGCGCGGCCAGACGTTCGTCGTGCGCGACGGTGAAGATCTCTCCACGCCCGAGCTCGTGCGCCGCATCGCCCGCTCCGACGGGCGCCGCCCGCGCGTGGTGCCGATGCCGAAGAGGCTCCTCCGCGCGGTCGCGCGGCTCGCGGGCAAGGGCGACGCCGCGTCGCGCCTCATCGAGAACCTGTCGCTCGACGATGAAGATCTCCGCCGGATCACCGGCTGGGCGCCCCCGTTCTCCATCGAAGAGGGTTTGGCTGAGTCGTCTCGAGGTATCCCATGA
- a CDS encoding polysaccharide biosynthesis protein produces the protein MIALHTSLWAAGFVLALAIRFDGGGIEPEIAQRVPTALAVLIVTRIVVFYSMRQFHGLWQYAGIPELRSLVSATTVGTAGFAVIGLMVQSTRMPRSIYVGEWLTSLALIGGFRFLFRLLRERVSGPKIDGTRTLIIGAGDAGESLLRDVQRMREAKWSIVGFLDDDPRKAGALIRSVRVLGPADREALRRYVGMYDVKLVVLAMGSDSKRMREIVGYCRELNVPTKTLPSVSDRIEDMGFRNVREVAIEDLLQREAVKLDVGQVEAFLEGKTVLITGAGGSIGTELARQALRFNPAVVLLFDHDENALFHIERELRALHPAEKIKALMGDITDQGRVEWVFKHYQPNIVLHAAAHKHVPMMEGNPCEAVKNNVFGTIQIARAAHEHKAEAFVLISTDKAVNPTNVMGATKRIAEMVTQLRAQGSQTRFAAVRFGNVLGSAGSVVPIFREQIAKGGPVVVTHPDVTRYFMTIPEATQLVLQAGALGGTGEIFILDMGEPVKIVNLARDLIELSGLTPDVDIQIEFSGLRPGEKLFEELLHNAESFAKTPHPKIQVGRFRPVGRELLTRGLDSLEAAAHEPDALKVRTILAELVPEAKLAGVPRKSEPRGVALVDESKDRASGPLLVAVSG, from the coding sequence ATCATCGCGCTCCACACGAGCCTGTGGGCCGCGGGCTTCGTGCTCGCGCTCGCGATCCGGTTCGACGGAGGGGGCATCGAGCCCGAGATCGCTCAGCGCGTGCCGACGGCGCTCGCCGTGCTCATCGTCACGCGCATCGTGGTCTTCTACTCGATGAGGCAGTTTCACGGCCTGTGGCAGTACGCGGGCATCCCCGAGCTGCGCAGCCTCGTCTCGGCGACCACGGTCGGCACGGCGGGCTTCGCGGTGATAGGGCTGATGGTCCAATCGACCCGCATGCCGCGCTCCATTTACGTGGGCGAGTGGCTGACGTCGCTCGCGCTCATTGGCGGGTTCCGCTTCCTCTTTCGTCTGCTCCGTGAGCGCGTGAGCGGCCCCAAGATCGACGGCACGCGCACCCTCATCATCGGCGCCGGCGACGCGGGCGAGAGCCTCCTCCGTGACGTGCAGCGCATGCGCGAGGCCAAGTGGAGCATCGTCGGCTTCCTCGACGACGACCCGCGGAAGGCCGGCGCGCTCATCCGCAGCGTGCGCGTGCTCGGGCCCGCCGACCGCGAGGCCCTCCGCCGTTACGTGGGCATGTATGACGTGAAGCTCGTCGTGCTGGCGATGGGCAGCGACTCGAAGCGGATGCGCGAGATCGTGGGGTACTGTCGCGAGCTGAACGTGCCCACCAAGACCCTCCCGTCGGTCTCCGACCGCATCGAGGACATGGGCTTCCGCAACGTGCGCGAGGTCGCCATCGAAGACCTCCTCCAGCGCGAGGCCGTGAAGCTCGACGTCGGTCAGGTGGAGGCTTTCCTCGAAGGCAAGACGGTCCTCATCACGGGCGCCGGTGGGAGCATCGGGACCGAGCTCGCGCGGCAGGCGCTGCGCTTCAACCCCGCCGTGGTGCTCCTGTTCGATCACGACGAGAACGCGCTGTTCCACATCGAGCGAGAGCTCCGCGCGCTGCACCCGGCCGAGAAGATCAAGGCGCTGATGGGTGACATCACCGATCAGGGGCGCGTCGAGTGGGTGTTCAAGCACTACCAGCCGAACATCGTGCTCCACGCCGCGGCCCACAAACACGTCCCCATGATGGAGGGCAATCCGTGCGAGGCGGTGAAGAACAACGTGTTCGGCACCATCCAGATCGCCCGCGCGGCGCACGAGCACAAGGCCGAGGCGTTCGTCCTCATCTCGACCGACAAGGCCGTGAACCCCACCAACGTCATGGGCGCCACGAAGCGCATCGCCGAGATGGTGACCCAGCTCCGCGCGCAGGGCAGCCAGACCCGATTCGCGGCCGTGCGCTTCGGCAACGTGCTCGGCAGCGCCGGATCGGTCGTCCCCATCTTCCGCGAGCAGATCGCCAAGGGCGGACCGGTGGTGGTCACCCACCCCGACGTCACGCGCTACTTCATGACGATCCCCGAGGCCACGCAGCTCGTGCTGCAGGCGGGCGCGCTCGGCGGTACGGGCGAGATCTTCATCCTCGACATGGGCGAGCCCGTGAAGATCGTGAACCTCGCGCGCGACCTCATCGAGCTCTCGGGTCTCACCCCGGACGTCGACATCCAGATCGAGTTCAGCGGGCTTCGCCCCGGCGAGAAGCTCTTCGAGGAGCTGCTCCACAACGCTGAGTCGTTCGCCAAGACGCCTCACCCGAAGATCCAGGTCGGCCGCTTCCGTCCCGTGGGCCGCGAGCTCCTCACCCGCGGCCTCGACAGCCTCGAGGCGGCAGCGCACGAGCCGGACGCGCTCAAGGTCCGCACCATCCTCGCCGAGCTCGTGCCGGAGGCGAAGCTCGCGGGCGTGCCCCGCAAGAGCGAGCCGCGTGGCGTCGCCCTGGTGGACGAGTCGAAGGACCGCGCGAGCGGCCCGCTCCTCGTCGCCGTCAGCGGGTGA
- a CDS encoding aspartate-semialdehyde dehydrogenase — protein MSHVVAVVGATGAVGREMLATLERRSFPVSRLVALASPRSAGLRLPFRGGEVVTEALGPSSFEGVRFALFSAGASVSREYAPIAARAGAIVIDNSSAWRMDPDVPLVVPEVNMQAAARRPKGIIANPNCSTIQMVVALKPLHDAAGLKHIVVSTYQATSGKGQAAVVDLLQQSRDVLAGAPAAPTVFPGQIAFNLLCDWKAGEGGYSEEELKMVNETRKIMEDDTIGVSPTTVRVPVVNGHSESIYATFHRPLRAAEARDLLRGAPGVVLHEEDYAPGNHPTPAAAAGTDPVYVGRVRDDLATPGALQLWVVSDNLRKGAALNAVQIAERLA, from the coding sequence ATGTCGCATGTTGTCGCCGTCGTAGGAGCCACGGGGGCCGTCGGCCGAGAGATGCTCGCGACGCTCGAGCGGCGGAGCTTCCCCGTGTCACGCCTCGTGGCGCTCGCGAGCCCGCGCAGCGCGGGGCTCCGTCTCCCCTTTCGGGGCGGCGAAGTGGTGACCGAGGCCCTCGGGCCGAGCTCGTTCGAGGGCGTGCGCTTCGCGCTCTTCAGCGCGGGCGCGAGCGTTTCACGCGAGTACGCGCCGATCGCCGCGCGGGCCGGGGCGATCGTCATCGACAACTCGAGCGCGTGGCGGATGGACCCCGACGTGCCGCTCGTGGTGCCCGAGGTGAACATGCAGGCGGCCGCGCGCCGCCCCAAGGGGATCATCGCCAACCCGAACTGCTCGACCATCCAAATGGTGGTCGCGCTGAAGCCCCTCCACGACGCGGCCGGGCTGAAGCACATCGTGGTGTCGACCTACCAGGCGACCAGCGGGAAGGGGCAGGCCGCCGTGGTCGATCTGCTCCAGCAGTCGCGGGACGTGCTGGCAGGCGCGCCCGCCGCGCCCACGGTCTTCCCGGGACAGATCGCCTTCAACCTGCTCTGCGACTGGAAGGCCGGCGAGGGCGGCTACAGCGAAGAGGAGCTCAAGATGGTGAACGAGACCCGCAAGATCATGGAGGACGACACGATCGGGGTCTCGCCCACCACCGTGCGGGTCCCGGTCGTGAACGGACACTCCGAGTCGATCTACGCGACCTTCCACCGGCCCCTGCGGGCCGCGGAGGCGCGCGACCTGCTCCGCGGAGCGCCAGGCGTCGTGCTCCACGAGGAGGACTACGCGCCCGGCAACCACCCTACCCCCGCCGCGGCCGCCGGCACCGACCCCGTGTACGTAGGCCGTGTGCGCGACGACCTGGCGACGCCGGGCGCGCTGCAGCTCTGGGTGGTGAGCGACAACCTGCGCAAGGGCGCGGCGCTGAACGCCGTCCAGATCGCCGAGCGCCTCGCCTGA
- a CDS encoding nuclear transport factor 2 family protein produces MSAPAETAHLPSVAEHAERVLAAWNRHDVEAVLACYVEDCQYRDPNTRGAMEGHAGVRAYLVRLFATWRMDWRVKEVHAFEEGEGGAFLWLADFTPIAGGDKKRLHGMALLGLRGDKIARTEVYFDRTALL; encoded by the coding sequence ATGAGCGCGCCCGCGGAGACTGCCCACTTGCCGAGCGTGGCGGAGCACGCTGAGCGGGTGCTCGCGGCGTGGAACCGCCACGACGTGGAGGCGGTCCTCGCGTGCTACGTCGAAGACTGCCAGTACCGAGACCCCAACACCCGCGGCGCGATGGAGGGCCACGCGGGCGTCCGCGCCTACCTCGTGAGGCTCTTCGCGACGTGGCGCATGGACTGGCGCGTGAAGGAAGTGCACGCCTTCGAGGAGGGGGAGGGGGGCGCGTTCCTCTGGCTCGCCGACTTCACGCCCATCGCGGGGGGCGACAAGAAGCGCCTTCACGGGATGGCCCTGCTCGGCCTGCGCGGCGACAAGATCGCGCGCACCGAGGTCTACTTCGATCGCACCGCGCTGCTCTGA
- a CDS encoding TetR/AcrR family transcriptional regulator, which yields MPTKPKTTPSAKAKPRDATIAPRKAPRQERARVTVEALLDATARVLCQSGYDGLTTNKVAAAAGVSVGSLYQYFPGKDALVIALLLRHADHQHAAFQRALLGVADAPIPAVVDAVLDVLSAQQDSDPELGFVLMNQLPRVGEMGQIIAYSEEKLAVPLLAFLRARAADLPDLDLAATTFLLTHAIPPLLQRMRLTRPSKERRRAVFQELRKMLVAYLAGAPGRASR from the coding sequence ATGCCCACGAAGCCGAAGACCACGCCCAGCGCGAAGGCGAAGCCGCGGGACGCGACCATCGCCCCACGCAAGGCGCCTCGGCAAGAGCGCGCCCGCGTGACCGTCGAGGCCCTCCTCGACGCGACCGCGCGCGTGCTCTGCCAGAGCGGCTACGACGGCCTCACGACGAACAAGGTGGCCGCCGCGGCGGGGGTGAGCGTGGGCTCGCTCTACCAGTATTTTCCAGGGAAAGACGCCCTGGTGATCGCGCTGCTGCTGCGCCACGCCGACCACCAGCACGCCGCGTTCCAGCGCGCGCTGCTCGGCGTCGCGGACGCCCCAATCCCGGCCGTGGTCGACGCCGTGCTCGACGTCCTGTCGGCCCAGCAGGACTCCGATCCCGAGCTCGGGTTCGTGCTCATGAACCAGCTGCCCCGCGTGGGCGAAATGGGCCAGATCATCGCGTACAGCGAGGAGAAGCTGGCCGTCCCGCTCCTCGCGTTCCTGCGGGCCCGCGCCGCCGACCTCCCCGACCTCGACCTCGCCGCCACGACGTTCCTCCTCACGCACGCGATCCCGCCGCTGCTCCAGCGAATGCGCCTCACCCGGCCCTCGAAGGAGCGCCGCCGGGCGGTATTCCAGGAGCTCCGCAAGATGCTGGTCGCCTATCTGGCAGGCGCGCCGGGGCGAGCGTCGCGATAG
- a CDS encoding YdiU family protein produces the protein MKLAFDNSYARLFERMYARVSPTPVRSPTLLRVNRALAERLGVDAGALASAEGIAMLAGSAVPEGAEPIALAYAGHQFGSFVRQLGDGRAVLLGELVAPDGARHDLQLKGAGRTPFSRGGDGRAALGPVLREYLVSEAMAALGIPTTRALAAVATGELVHREEALPGAVLARVAASHLRVGTFEYFAAREDTEALRALTSHALARHYPGARPSAEPGGEALALLERVIEAQARLVARWMGVGFVHGVMNTDNTSIAGETIDYGPCAFLDTYDPSRTFSSIDRGGRYAFGNQPRIALWNLTRLAEALLPLLAADERDAVRLAEGALEGYVPRFEAAYGEVLRAKLGLSQVGGDDLLLARDLLQRMAAGHVDHTRLFRRLCESARTPDADAEAAALFDEPGAFLSWAEEWRRRLAEEPGTAEARAEAMSRANPAFIPRNHRVEEALLAAREGDLEPFETLHAVLARPFDDQPEHAHLAAPPGAEFQEEYRTFCGT, from the coding sequence ATGAAGCTCGCGTTCGACAACAGCTACGCCCGGCTCTTCGAGCGCATGTACGCCCGCGTCTCGCCCACGCCCGTGCGATCGCCCACGCTCCTCCGCGTGAACCGCGCGCTCGCGGAGCGCCTCGGCGTCGACGCGGGCGCGCTCGCTTCGGCCGAAGGGATCGCGATGCTCGCGGGCAGCGCCGTGCCGGAGGGCGCCGAGCCGATCGCGCTCGCCTACGCCGGGCACCAGTTCGGTTCGTTCGTGCGGCAGCTCGGGGATGGCCGCGCGGTGCTCCTCGGCGAGCTCGTCGCGCCCGACGGAGCACGCCATGACCTCCAGCTGAAGGGCGCAGGCCGCACGCCGTTCTCACGCGGGGGCGATGGACGCGCAGCGCTCGGGCCGGTGCTCCGCGAGTACCTCGTGAGCGAGGCCATGGCGGCGCTCGGCATCCCCACCACGCGCGCGCTCGCCGCCGTCGCCACGGGCGAGCTCGTGCACCGCGAAGAGGCGCTGCCTGGCGCGGTGCTCGCGCGGGTCGCTGCCAGCCACCTGCGAGTCGGGACGTTCGAGTACTTCGCGGCGCGCGAAGACACCGAGGCGCTGCGGGCGCTCACGAGCCACGCCCTCGCGCGCCACTACCCGGGCGCGCGTCCGAGCGCCGAGCCAGGCGGTGAGGCGCTCGCCCTCCTCGAGCGGGTGATCGAGGCCCAAGCGCGGCTCGTGGCCCGGTGGATGGGGGTCGGCTTCGTCCACGGCGTGATGAACACCGACAACACGTCGATCGCCGGCGAGACCATCGACTACGGGCCGTGCGCGTTCCTCGACACCTACGATCCTTCCCGCACCTTCAGCTCGATCGACCGCGGCGGCCGCTACGCGTTCGGCAACCAGCCCCGCATCGCGCTGTGGAACCTCACGCGGCTCGCCGAGGCGCTGCTGCCGCTCCTCGCCGCGGACGAGCGCGACGCGGTCAGACTCGCGGAGGGCGCGCTCGAAGGCTACGTGCCGCGCTTCGAGGCCGCCTATGGCGAAGTCCTGCGAGCGAAGCTCGGGCTCTCGCAGGTCGGCGGCGACGACCTGCTCCTCGCGCGCGATCTGCTCCAGCGCATGGCCGCGGGTCATGTCGACCACACGCGGCTCTTTCGGCGACTATGCGAGTCGGCGCGCACTCCCGACGCCGACGCGGAGGCCGCGGCGCTCTTCGACGAGCCCGGCGCGTTCCTCTCGTGGGCCGAGGAGTGGCGCCGCCGCCTCGCCGAGGAGCCGGGCACCGCGGAGGCCCGCGCCGAGGCGATGAGCCGCGCGAACCCGGCGTTCATCCCGCGAAACCACCGCGTCGAGGAGGCGCTGCTCGCCGCGCGCGAGGGCGACCTCGAGCCCTTCGAAACCCTGCACGCGGTGCTCGCGCGCCCGTTCGACGACCAGCCCGAGCACGCGCACCTCGCCGCGCCGCCGGGAGCGGAGTTTCAGGAAGAATACCGAACGTTCTGCGGTACTTAG
- a CDS encoding glycoside hydrolase family 31 protein: MSPVFARPSRTRALALTSLASLASLSLHAACSSTAAPSPTPGADATAPCPPPEGTGLALPRPKRRTPRWAFEPWISKDISTSDDTRAFVAGFKSRDIPVGVVVLDSPWETSYHSFVPNPKRYGGFDGLTDELHGQGIKLVLWMTSNMNESSLDLEQGGDLYTGPAPDFERGILCKYYVNDGETSFWWKGRGAGVDFFNPEALAWWHGLQKPILQKIDGWKLDFGENYILPAPMKSAKGEVPLQEYSEEYYKDFLAFGVASRGPEFTTMVRPWDASYQFAGRYFARPEDAPVAWVGDNRRDWVGLADALDSIFRSARKGYVVVGSDIGGYLDRDDKDLTKEIPFDQDNFARWTAVGALTPFMQLHGRANLAPWTVSVRPEETVTLYRYWSWLHHELVPFFYSLAEEAYAGGPNVLEPIGDDPGWAGDFRFRVGKALFVAPILDGSGRRDVPLPAGDTYYDFWRPQDDAIPGGRTLTGVDATDRARIPLYVRQGAIIPMHVENELTGAGDAASKGRLTVLVYPGPTRQAFVLHDDDDQKTTIEAESTAAGARVTLSRSPKPVTLRVRADMPPSGASLDGAPLAQAATRAAFNAGEGQYFVDAAARNVWVRIPAASGSRAVVLSP; the protein is encoded by the coding sequence ATGTCGCCTGTTTTCGCTCGCCCAAGTCGAACGCGCGCCCTCGCGCTGACGTCGCTCGCGTCGCTCGCGTCGCTCTCGCTCCACGCGGCGTGCTCGTCGACCGCGGCGCCCTCGCCGACGCCTGGCGCCGACGCGACCGCGCCGTGTCCGCCCCCCGAGGGGACCGGGCTCGCCCTTCCCCGCCCCAAGCGACGGACGCCTCGCTGGGCCTTCGAGCCGTGGATCTCGAAGGACATCTCGACCTCAGACGACACGCGCGCCTTCGTGGCCGGGTTCAAGTCGCGCGACATCCCCGTGGGCGTCGTGGTGCTCGATAGCCCCTGGGAGACGAGCTACCACTCGTTCGTTCCGAACCCGAAGCGCTACGGCGGGTTCGACGGCCTCACCGACGAGCTCCACGGACAGGGCATCAAGCTCGTGCTCTGGATGACCTCGAACATGAACGAGAGCTCCCTCGATCTCGAGCAAGGCGGCGACCTCTATACGGGTCCCGCGCCCGACTTCGAACGGGGCATTCTCTGCAAGTACTACGTCAACGACGGCGAGACCTCGTTCTGGTGGAAGGGCCGGGGCGCAGGCGTCGACTTCTTCAACCCGGAAGCCCTCGCGTGGTGGCACGGCCTGCAGAAGCCCATCCTCCAGAAGATCGACGGCTGGAAGCTCGATTTCGGAGAGAACTACATCCTGCCTGCGCCCATGAAGTCGGCCAAGGGCGAGGTCCCTCTTCAGGAGTACTCCGAGGAATACTACAAAGACTTTCTGGCCTTCGGCGTGGCCTCGCGCGGGCCCGAGTTCACCACGATGGTGCGCCCGTGGGACGCCTCGTACCAGTTCGCGGGCCGCTACTTCGCGCGCCCCGAAGACGCCCCCGTGGCGTGGGTGGGCGACAACCGGCGCGACTGGGTCGGCCTCGCCGACGCGCTCGACAGCATATTTCGTTCGGCACGAAAGGGCTATGTGGTGGTGGGCTCGGACATCGGCGGATACCTCGACAGGGACGACAAGGATCTCACGAAGGAGATCCCCTTCGATCAAGACAACTTCGCGCGGTGGACGGCGGTGGGCGCCTTGACCCCGTTCATGCAGCTCCACGGTCGCGCGAACCTCGCGCCGTGGACGGTGAGCGTGCGCCCCGAGGAGACGGTGACGCTCTACCGTTATTGGTCGTGGCTCCACCACGAGCTCGTACCGTTCTTCTACAGCCTGGCCGAAGAGGCCTATGCGGGCGGGCCCAACGTGCTCGAGCCGATTGGCGACGATCCGGGGTGGGCGGGCGACTTCCGCTTCCGCGTAGGGAAGGCGCTGTTCGTGGCGCCCATCCTGGACGGCTCGGGGAGGCGCGACGTGCCTCTCCCTGCCGGCGACACGTATTACGACTTCTGGCGACCGCAAGACGACGCCATTCCCGGCGGGCGGACGCTGACCGGAGTCGACGCGACCGACCGCGCGCGGATACCCCTTTACGTGCGACAGGGCGCGATCATCCCGATGCACGTCGAGAACGAGCTCACCGGCGCGGGGGACGCGGCGTCGAAGGGGCGGCTCACCGTGCTGGTGTATCCCGGCCCGACCCGGCAAGCGTTCGTGCTCCACGACGACGACGACCAGAAGACCACGATCGAAGCGGAGTCGACGGCCGCGGGGGCGCGCGTCACGCTCTCGCGGAGCCCGAAGCCGGTGACCCTGCGCGTCCGCGCGGACATGCCCCCGAGCGGCGCGAGCCTCGACGGTGCCCCGCTCGCCCAAGCGGCGACGCGCGCAGCCTTCAACGCGGGCGAGGGGCAGTATTTCGTCGACGCCGCGGCGCGGAACGTGTGGGTGCGTATACCCGCCGCGTCCGGCTCGCGAGCGGTCGTGCTGTCGCCGTAG